A DNA window from Pogona vitticeps strain Pit_001003342236 chromosome 2, PviZW2.1, whole genome shotgun sequence contains the following coding sequences:
- the LOC110070662 gene encoding uncharacterized protein LOC110070662 has translation MEHGKTMNTNNNCSGEKPFRRVKQYKCQPCGKSFSQRSTLTSHQRTHTGEKPYECMECGKSFNRSFSLRLHQRTHTGEKPYKCMECGKSFSGSNHLRSHQRTHTGEKPYKCIECGKSFSRSGVLRIHQITHTGERPYRCMECGKSFSWSGFLKLHQRTHTGEKPYKCIECGKSFSWNCTLSLHQKTHTGERPYKCIECGKSYSKNDHLKSHQRTHTGEKPYKCMECGKSFIWSGDLKSHQRTHTGEKPYKCLECGKSFNHSSTLSSHQRTHTGERPYRCMECGKSFSQSGILRSHQRTHTGEKPYKCMECGKSFSHSGHLSLHQRTHTGEKPYKCIECGKSFIRSDYLRLHQRAHTGEKPYKCMECGKSFSRTSVLRLHQKTHTGRKHMNALDVQSFR, from the coding sequence ATGGAGCATGGAAAGACCATGAACACCAACAATAATTGTTCAGGTGAAAAACCCTTCAGAAGGGTGAAGCAGTATAAATGCCAgccatgtggaaagagcttcagccaaaGGAGTACTCTGAcctcacatcaaagaacccataccggggagaaaccttatgaatgcatggaatgtggaaaaagcttcaatcGGAGTTTttcccttaggttacatcaaaggactcacacaggggagaaaccatataaatgcatggaatgtggaaagagcttcagtgggAGCAATCACctcaggtcacatcaaagaacacatacaggggagaaaccatataaatgcatagaatgtggaaagagtttcagtcggaGTGGTgtccttaggatacatcaaataACTCACACAGGCGAGAGACCATAtagatgcatggaatgtggaaaaagtttcagtTGGAGTGGTttccttaagttacatcaaagaactcatacaggggagaaaccatataaatgcatagaatgtggaaagagcttcagttggaATTGTACTCTTAGTTtgcatcaaaaaactcacacaggggagagaccgtataaatgcattgaatgtggaaagagctacaGTAAGAATGATCATCTTAAATCgcatcaaagaacccatacaggggagaaaccatataaatgtatggaatgtggaaagagcttcatttggagtggtgaccttaagtcacatcaaagaacacatacaggggagaaaccatataaatgcttggaatgtggaaagagcttcaatcacagCAGTACCCTTAGTtcgcatcaaagaactcacacaggggagaggcCATAtagatgcatggaatgtggaaagagcttcagtcaaagcggtatccttaggtcacatcaaagaacccatacaggggagaaaccgtataaatgcatggaatgtggaaagagcttcagccataGTGGTCACCTTAgtttgcatcaaagaactcacacaggggagaaaccatataaatgcatagaatgtggaaagagcttcattcgGAGTGATTACCTCAGGTTACATCAAAGagctcatacaggggagaaaccatataaatgcatggaatgtggaaagagctttagtcggactagtgtccttaggttacatcaaaaaACCCACACTGGGAGGAAACATATGAATGCATTGGATGTGCAAAGCTTTCGTTAG